The sequence below is a genomic window from Haemophilus pittmaniae.
GCGATTATTATGATTTCTCGAGAAATTATTATTTCCGCATTGCGGGAATGGATGGCAGAATTGGGTGAGCGCAATAAAGTTGCCGTATCCTGGATGGGGAAAGTAAAAACGACATCACAAATGTTGGCTTTAGGCGGCCTTTTATGGCGCTATAACGTATATATGGAGATTTTGGGCATAATCTTGCTTTATGTGGCTGCGATTTTAACGGTTTGGTCAATGTTGCAATATCTCAAAGCAGCAAAGGGCAGTTTGCTGGATGATTTAGAATCTTAGCATCGATTTAAAAGTGCAGCCGATAGGCTGCATTTTTATTATTGCGTTATTTTTAATCAATTGAATTTATTTTTAATTTTTCCGTTTGACAGCATTCCATAAATAAGTAAAATACGCCCCGTTGTTTCACGACAGCAAATGCGGGAATAGCTCAGTTGGTAGAGCACGACCTTGCCAAGGTCGGGGTCGCGAGTTCGAGCCTCGTTTCCCGCTCCAATTTGCCCGAGTGGTGGAATCGGTAGACACAAGGGATTTAAAATCCCTCGCCTTTCGAGGCGTGCCAGTTCAAGTCTGGCTTCGGGCACCATTTAAATATCCACAAATTCAAAGAATAGTCGCAATAAGCGGCTTTTTTTATGCCTAAAATTTAAGTATTCACTTCTCAATTCAAGCCACAAATTTTCATTTGTAAAACTGCTTGCGCTGTTATGTTGATTTTGTAATGCTTTAGTCATTCAAATTGCTCATTGCAGGAGAGAAGCATGTCCCATATTTCAGAATTACGCCGTTTTATGGCTCAAAATCAAATTGATGCCTGGATTATTCCCTCGGCGGATCCTCATCTATCAGAATATTTACCTGAGCATTGGCAGGCTCGCCGTTATTTCTCTGGTTTTACCGGTTCGGTTGGAACATTGGTGGTGACGGCCGAACAAGCTGGGCTTTGGGTTGATAGCCGTTATTGGGAACAAGCGGCTGCTCAGCTCGAGGGGAGCGGTATCGCGCTGTGTAAATTAGGGGTGACCGATGACTATCCACAATGGTTGCTAGGACAATTAACTAAGGGGGCCAAAGTTGGTGTGGCGGCAGATATGTTATCAGTGGCGTTGCATCGTCGTTTGCTTGAGGTTTTTGCCGAAAAATCACTTCATTTAACACTATTTGATAGCTTGCCTGCCGAACTATGGAAGGCACGTCCTAATTTACCACGTTCAACGGTTTATCTGCATTTGGCTGCATTTGTAGCTCAGTCGACAAGCGAAAAATTAGCCCACATTCGCCATGAAATGCAACGTTTAGGTGCGGATTGGCATTTGATTTCCAGCTTGGATGATATTGCCTGGTTGACCAATTTACGGGCCGATGATGTGCCTTATAATCCTGTTTTCTTAGCCTATCTATTAATTGGCAAAAATTCCGCATTGTTATTTGTTGATGATTCTCGTTTAAATGATGAAGCACGTACACGTTTGAGTGAATCAGCAATTACCTGTATGCCATATGAGGCGTTAGGCCAACAATTGGCCGCATTGCCGGAAGTACAGTCATTATTATTGGATCCGGCAAAAACAGCTATGTCGAGCCGTTTGAGCCTGCCGTCAACAATGCACTTGATCGAAGATTTAAATCCGTCCAGTTATGCTAAATCCATTAAATCTGCAGCCGAATTAGCCCATTTGCGTGAAACCATGGCGCAGGATGGCGCTGCACTTTGTCGTTTTTATGCAGAGCTCGAAGCTAAATTAGCTGCTGGGCAGTGCGTGACCGAATGGGATATTGATGGCATGTTATTGGCCAGCCGCCGTTTGGTGCCGCATTTCATTTCCCACAGTTTTGGCACCATTGCCGCCTTTAATGCAAATGCGGCATTACCACATTACAGCGCTAGTGAACAGCATTCGGCACAAATTACGGGCAATGGCTTATTATTGATCGATTGCGGCGGGCAATACCAAGGAGGAACGACTGATATTACACGGGTTTCTCCGATTGGCACGCCAAGTGATGCGCAAAAAACTGATTTTACCCGAGTGTTACAGGCGCATATAGCCTTGGCTGAAGCGGTTTTCCCTGAGGGAATTGGTGCTCCTTTATTGGATGCGATTGGCCGGGAAAAATTGTGGC
It includes:
- a CDS encoding aminopeptidase P family protein, giving the protein MSHISELRRFMAQNQIDAWIIPSADPHLSEYLPEHWQARRYFSGFTGSVGTLVVTAEQAGLWVDSRYWEQAAAQLEGSGIALCKLGVTDDYPQWLLGQLTKGAKVGVAADMLSVALHRRLLEVFAEKSLHLTLFDSLPAELWKARPNLPRSTVYLHLAAFVAQSTSEKLAHIRHEMQRLGADWHLISSLDDIAWLTNLRADDVPYNPVFLAYLLIGKNSALLFVDDSRLNDEARTRLSESAITCMPYEALGQQLAALPEVQSLLLDPAKTAMSSRLSLPSTMHLIEDLNPSSYAKSIKSAAELAHLRETMAQDGAALCRFYAELEAKLAAGQCVTEWDIDGMLLASRRLVPHFISHSFGTIAAFNANAALPHYSASEQHSAQITGNGLLLIDCGGQYQGGTTDITRVSPIGTPSDAQKTDFTRVLQAHIALAEAVFPEGIGAPLLDAIGREKLWRHQCNYGHGTGHGVGFFLNVHEGPQVISYHSAVTPQTAMREGMVTSNEPGLYRPGKWGIRIENLVANRMVSRPQETDFGRFMYFETLTLFPIDSRLIVRELLTQNEIDWLNDYHLEVREKLLPLVEGAAKAWLIERTEAL